Proteins encoded within one genomic window of Pithys albifrons albifrons isolate INPA30051 chromosome 9, PitAlb_v1, whole genome shotgun sequence:
- the LOC139675823 gene encoding lysosomal acid lipase/cholesteryl ester hydrolase-like produces MTLPNMWSRGNNSPVSGGRERRARAAGTFCWVDIGKKGIHTPSAAAPGLPQSTMRWLFLTIAYLLCTAEKSDANPEVSMDVGEIVRYHGYPFEEHEVLTDDGYYLTMQRIPHGRDNPESMSISHEAEAQSSSMFCPPPKAAVLLQHGLVLEGSNWVTNLPNSSLGFILADAGYDVWIGNSRGNSWSRKHKEFEFHHQEYSAYSFHEMAMYDLPATINYILQKTGQEQLYYVAYSQGTTTGFVAFSSIPELDRKIKMFFALAPITVNSHMKSPLVRVFDLPEVLIKLILGHTVVFDKGEILKQVISRVCTYPIFKSVCSLVLYLPGGFTSSLNVSRIDVYLSRYPDSTSLKNMLHWRQLYQTGEFKYYDYGSDNMLHYNQTTPPFYKLENMKAPLAAWYGGRDWISAPEDVNITLPRITNVAYKKYIPDFVHFDFLWGRQVYEQVYKEMLELMEKNA; encoded by the exons ATGACGCTCCCGAATATGTGGAGCAGAGGGAATAATAGCCCGGTGAGTGGTGGGCGAGAGCGACGTGCACGGGCAGCAGGGACCTTCTGCTGGGTGGACATCGGGAAGAAAGGCATCCACACCCCTTCTGCCGCAGCCCCTGGCCTGCCACAG AGCACCATGAGGTGGCTGTTCCTGACAATTGCTTATTTACTGTGCACTGCTGAAAAGTCAGATGCAAACCCCGAAGTGTCCATGGATGTT ggTGAAATCGTGCGCTACCACGGGTACCCCTTCGAGGAGCATGAAGTGCTGACAGACGATGGTTACTACCTGACCATGCAGAGGATTCCTCATGGCAGAGACAACCCCGAGAGCATGAGCATCTCCCATGAAGCAGAGGCACAGAGTTCCAGCATGTTCTGTCCCC ctccaaaGGCTGCAGTCCTCCTCCAGCATGGCCTGGTGTTGGAGGGAAGCAACTGGGTTACCAACTTGCCCAACAGCAGCCTGGGTTTCATCCTCGCCGACGCCGGCTATGACGTTTGGATCGGGAACAGCCGGGGGAACAGCTGGTCACGAAAACACAAGGAGTTTGAGTTTCACCACCAGGAATACTCAGCTTACAG CTTTCATGAGATGGCCATGTATGACCTCCCAGCAACGATCAACTACATCCTGCAGAAAAccgggcaggagcagctgtaCTATGTGGCTTACTCTCAAGGCACCACCACAG GTTTTGTTGCCTTTTCGTCCATTCCTGAACTGGATCGCAAAATCAAGAtgttttttgccttggctcctaTCACTGTAAACTCCCACATGAAGTCACCCCTGGTGAGGGTGTTTGACCTTCCCGAGGTGCTGATTAAG CTCATTTTAGGACACACGGTGGTCTTTGATAAGGGCGAGATCTTGAAGCAAGTGATTTCCAGAGTGTGCACCTACCCCATCTTTAAAAGTGTTTGCTCCTTGGTCCTTTACTTGCCTGGGGGGTTTACCAGCAGCTTAAACGTG AGCCGCATAGACGTGTACCTGTCTCGCTACCCTGACTCAACATCCCTAAAAAACATGCTCCACTGGCGCCAG ctCTATCAAACAGGGGAATTCAAATATTATGATTATGGCAGTGACAACATGCTCCATTACAACCAG ACCACACCTCCCTTCTACAAGCTGGAGAACATGAAAGCCCCTCTGGCTGCGTGGTACGGGGGCAGGGACTGGATTTCAGCCCCTGAGGATGTGAACATCACACTGCCCCGCATAACCAACGTGGCCTACAAAAAGTACATCCCTGACTTCGTCCACTTTGACTTCCTTTGGGGCAGGCAAGTGTATGAACAAGTCTACAAAGAAATGCTTGAACTCATGGAGAAGAACGCCTAG